AGCGGGCTTTTTGATTCTTTGATTTAATGTATAGTGCATGCAGTAGCAGACAGTAATAACCAAATCCATGTCaaattataaaagaaaacataatgtgCATACACATGGAGAGAAGGCAAGAAGAGTGAGGTGGTAACAAAATTAAGTTTTGCAGTATACACATATGTTTGGCTAAGAACTGATTCTAGTACATAAACTACTTGCCAACAGACAAAATTCAGGGTGAAATAATATTAGGAATATTGTTATATAACAATGATTTGTAGGCAAGTCATATTTTATGCAAGGGTTGCTGTTAGGGGATCTGTCAGTAGTGAGGGAGACGGACTGACAAAAGACAAACTCATGCACAAAATCAATGGGTTTCTGGCCGAACTTGTCGTGAATGCCTTCCTCAAAAAGGTTTATTTATAACCGTTATATATAAATTCTTGCAAACTACACATcttgcacacatgcacagggTGATGGTTGTGTTAAACGGGGCCACCCACCTGCAGACCATAACAGGAGGCGGACCACTGCGCCTCTTCTTGGTTTTTGTCCTCTGGATCATTGTGTCCTGACTCTTGAGACCACTTATTGACAGGAGGAAATACTGATGTCAAGAGTGAGCCCACGCTCTGTAAACAATGCACCACTTAGCGTCAAGGCAGACACAATATACtacattcacatttttaaaactttcaaactaaaacaatgaaGATGAGTGCAATTGTTGACTAGTTGTTTACAGTTGACAAATCCGTGGTTGAGGTTTTCTTTTCAATGAAAAAGTATTTGAGTGTAATTAGCTATATCACGAATTTGAGACTGCCACTAACAGTTTATTTTATATGACATTTACTGTTAAATTAACCTTAACAAGCTTATATTTCCGTTTCCTGTCGGCAGTCAGTTTCGAGGAGTTCGTGCTATTGACGGTATGACATGTTGCTAgctatttttaaatgctcaactTCATCATAAAGATGCTTTAAACAAATTGTCGCAATTTAATCCCGGAGGAATGTAGCAGATTCGTTTACAAAATGTTGCAACAGGACACTAACGTAAATCTGTTTGTCCGTCTGTCGGCGGGATTGTTGTTCTGAccttgctaacgttagctatgtTTGCTAACTGGGTTTGTTGTTGTTAGCTTTTTAGGACACAGTGCAAACTAATACCGCTCCTTAGCTGACAAATTATCAGtttgtttgttgctttccaaAGAGACTCGGGGCCATATCCAAATACCTGTTAAAAGAAATTGGGGACCACGGTGCTCATTTAGAACAAGGCCAATTAAGAAAAGCTATTTTACGGAACTACGCCATTAACATTGTTCCTTATGAGTAAAGATCAATCTGGAGTTTCCCTGCCCTCTCTAGTTAACACGCACTGAAACATGGCTGGGAGACGAGTTGCACTGAAGACCATAGACTGGGTGGCTTTTGCAGAGAGGGTGCCCCCCAACCAGAGGACCATGTTTAATAACCTGAAGACACGAAGTGATGCTGTTGCTGCAAAGTAGGTATTCCTAGCCATATACCGATACATAAAACAATTTTCAACATATGTCTTGCTCATTCCTCAACAAAAGCATTTATTGAACACTTCACCAATCTGCACTTGtttacttaaattaaaaatgtataatgtaaaaacaTATATTGATTAATGTATAACTTAGTGCACTTAGCGGCAATGATCAAACTTTTGAGAACACAAATCTGCAaactttcataaataaaataaattttaagCAATTTTAATAATAGTAGTGCTGCACACAGTAGCAACCAACAGCGTTTCTTTATTTTAGATCTGAAGAAAATTTATAACACTTAACATAAAAGGTCAAAAAGCTTTTATCATTGTAGTGAACTTTGAAAATGCTTACCTTTTTAGAAGGAGAACGGTGATGCTGCAGCACCGTTGCACTTCTATATATAGTATTAAGTGCATAGTCTTCTGCACAATAGCAGGCATTACATACACACTATGTTGGTAAAATGCTATTATCTTGACACGCCATTGCTGAAGGTAAACTATGCTGTTTATAAAAAGCTTACTGTGTTCACAGGCTCACCTCTCTGCCAGAGAAACCCACTGCAATCGACTGGAGCTACTACAGATCTGCTGTGAATAAAGCAGGCATGGTGGAGGAATTTGAGAAGAAGGTAAGAGAAGTTACCAGCAAATCTGACTATGTAATCCTGAAAACTCTTTTAAGTCTTTAAACCGAAGTGAAACTAAAATCCTTATATTAGGCAAAGTGATGGTGGTAAGACCATAATAACGGCATGTTGAGTATTTACTATCAGATATTGTATTAACTTTCTGTTTCCTCTCAGTTCAGCGGCCTGAAGGTTCCTGAGCCTGTAGACACTCAGACAGCTCTTATCAATGCACAGGAGGCAGAAGCGGTGAGTGCAAATATGATGGCATTAGATGGCTATGCATTTGGCAGTGTATTCtaattttattctgttttttcttAAACTATAGAAAAGAGATTAAGTGTAGTAAcaccaattttaaaatgttctgtaACATACTTGTTTGTGTATAAATACCAATAATCATAGAGAAGAAACCAGATACCTACCATATTTTTGCTGCTCCGGAGTTGCATCAGTCAAAAAATGCGtcatgaagagaaaaaaaacatgtatataaATTGAAAAGTTAAATTCCAAGACCAAGAATAGACATTTAATCTGGAAAGGCAAGTTATTCAACTACACAACAGCACACAGGACAACAGGCTAGATAGGTGTCCGGTATGTTAACATAACACACTAACAGTTATTTAGCTACACAATATTGTAAAGCCGAATAAGCTAAATTAACATAAGTCAGCCAGTCCAACAAGCAAGTTACCACTAAGCAAGTTCACCAAGCTCCCGATTTCATTTCACATCACTGAATCCATTGAATTCTGCAGCATATTGCTGTCACAAGCCTAGAGCGCCCTCTCGCGGCTGTAAATGGTAACGTTTACTCCTTGGTTCATGTCAGTCAGTATGCATTAACggttaaaaacatgttaattagatatattttgatatataaGTCCCACCTAACTATAAGTTGCAAGACCagccaaactatgaaaaaagGTGTCTTTATAGTCCTTAAAATACGATATAacttatttttgtttacatgcaaactTTTGAtagaatttaattaattattttttattgaagtaAAATATGAGCTGTGCCTTGATAAAAATGATATAATTTGTTTTAGATGATCTTAAAATGATTTAGTAATTTTCCAATGTGTTTACGCAACATAGTGGCAATGGATTTTGTCTTCCAGAACACAACAGCTGCTGCCTACATTGAAGCATCCAAAGGTCGTATTGCCCAGTATGAGAAAGAGGTGAGAAattataaatgataaatgtaAACTTATATCATAACCCCTGTGTGAAATTGTCTTCAACACAAATCTACAATCCAGAtcacacagatatacagacTAAAGGTATGGTCACATTACACCTCCGTTCTACAATATCCACTCCGTCTCCCTTTCACTTCTATTGAAGTATGTAAGACAAAGACATCTCTAGCTGTTGCGATTGCCAAATATTTACTTATTACCCGCTTAAGAtatcacatctttttttaagCGTGCAGGGCAATTTAGTTAAACAGAAATGCAATGTGTCCACACCTGTAAACCTGATTCTACCACAAACTCTTCCTCTTCACTTCAGTCCTCATCCTGTGCTCGTCCTTTTCCAGCTGGACAAATTCCGGAACATGATTCCCTTCGACCAGATGACCATCGAAGACCTGAACGACACTTTCCCAGAAACAAAGCTGGACAAAGAGAAACATCCTTACTGGCCACACAAACCCATTGCTGAACTGTAAACATATCTGCTCTGACCATATTCTATATATAATGTATCTTCTGCTGAGGAAGacctgtacagtatgtgtattaAATTCTTGTTTCATCCATTCAGGAGTCTAGTCAATAattgaaatgttgtttttctactGCAAGAACTGCATTACTGGaggaaaaatttaaaatgaagcaTATTAGACATAAGCGATTCCTGAAAATATAGTTCAACTTTCTTGCTTTATGAGATCAGTAAAATGAGTTAAAAACAACTTCACAGACCCTTCACAGGCAAAagaattgttattttattactAAATTTCTTCCCAGGCGTTATGAACTCAATATGATCTGTTGGactgtgttttctttctaaatTTGGTATGAAATGTCCTCCAACTCTCAATAGAAATCTAACCCTTGTGGATACACTGATGAGTTTTAAAGTACACACTCAGTCAAATCACTCTCAGCAGAAGGCAGAGTAGGGTTTCCTTCCCTCGTGGGGTCCCTGTTGTCTTTGCGAAAGCGACCTATAGTTGTCAGTTTTCTGCATGAGCAGGGCAGCAGCACTCATATTTTCTCCTGTTTGCAGGTAGGCACGACCTTACTGGGTTGGATCCACTTTTACATTACACAGAATCAAGGCATTCATCAGTGTGTGGCTGGCTTGTACAAATGATCATAGCTCCAACCCTTTTAGAATGCAGTGTCAGACTTGTTCAGGCTTTGTTATGACTAGAGCATAAATCTACATTTCACCACGGCTGGAAATATGAGCATTCTCTAAGGGATTGGAGAGCGACTTTAAATATAAAGCCTACTTTCTGTGCTCTTATTACACTGTTATTATGGGTTTGGTTTGTGGTCTTATATTGTACATAACTCGGTGCAGACATGATGGCGATAAGTGAAGGGATGTACTGTGGCCTCAACATTGACTCATCATATAAATGCTGCCCCTTGGGTGCCTCCAGGGGGCAGCATCTGTCTCATTAAGAGAGATGTGTTCACCTATGGCCTTACCTTGTATTCACCTATTGTACTTATTGCCaacatcttattttttttataatcattttATGTAGGCTAGGGTTTTTCTAAGCAGTTTGCATttagaaaaaagtgacacattCTGAAATAAACAGTATTACAACTAAAGGGTGTTTTTAGggattcacttttttttcaaaacagcaGCACATATTAGTTATTACTCAGATGGATGAACTAAAATAATATTTCTGCTTAAAATGTTCTCTTTTTTCATACTTGCTATGAAAAAGTTAGGAGAGATAAGTTTGTTAGGATAAATGCCAgaattacaaaagtaaaaatatcatacCTTTATTTCTTAAATACTGAAGGAATAGAAATGTAATGGAACTCAATAATTGATACTGTGTATGCATGAAATTAATTGACAGtatatgaaaaatgaaaaatctgtGGTTTCTTATGTTTTACTTTAACTCTTGGATTAAACTATCACAACAGTATTACTGCAATTCCACAAAGTTTGGCAACTTGCTAGAAacagctttaaaaaagaaaatagtgatcaaaataaaagcagcagacGTTGAGATATCTTGGGTCAAGCTCCAAAAAGCACTTGGTCTTACAGGTCCGGTAATGCAACTTTCTACAGCATCTTTTATTAGATACTCTACGCCTCCAAAATGCCCATTGAGTAAAAAATTCTCCAAGCCCAATCTTAGATGACTCTGGTGCCATTATCAGGGTTATTTATTCAGGCATGGCAAATGTCCTCCAGAGGCACATGAGACATGATATAACTGTCTCCACAGTCATAGCAGCAGAAGCGGTGGacacatataaaaatatttagGACTTCTTTTAGCAGCCTCACATTTTCTAGATTGCAGGCCATAACCAAATGTCTCTGTCAGCACACAGTGAGCCTCCGGTGCCCTCAGTGCTACTCTCTTGATCTCTGATTTCTCCACTCAGACATGTTATGCATTCCACAGTAGAGCAGTGATAATCCTCCCAAAATCTACACATTATGTCATACTAGCAAGCTCTTGTCTCTTCAGTCTGCAACTGGGTAAACTTGACATGACTGTGGTGCAACATGACCACACAGCTCCCCAACAGCTTTCTCAAGACACTACCCAAGAGTTAGGAACAGGCTTTGAGTCAAAGGGGaagaaataaatgttctttaagAATGAGAGATTTCTCACATTCTTGGTCTCATTTAATAAAATCATGTCTTCATTGTCTTTCTGTCCTGTTGTTGCCAAGTGTTCATTCAAGCTAAACAGCCAAATTGTAAGtttacttctgtttttttgcgGATCACATCCTCAATGCTAACCAATCTGGTTGACCTTTGGACTTTTGATGTGCAGGCAGCTCCCTTCAACACAACAGGGTCCTGAACTCTGATTAAGGGACACTGACTATCACCTGTGCCCAGCTACTATGTGAAACAGCtacacatgcatgtgcacacaactgtgtgtgtgcatgaccCCCTACAGCTCTACTTTCCCTGGGCTCAGCCATTCTTTTCCCAGCTGACCATTCAGCTGTTGCCAACACTTGTCCACTTGATAACTGTTGGCGTAACTCAGAACTCAGCACGCTGGTTTACTACCATTAatgattttaataaaaacatgacatgtaGCCCATAGTCTGTAATTGAACAGAATAACTTATTTAAAGGATTATACAGATAGTAATTAAGGTGTGTTCAATCCAATCAAGCATTTGCAAAAGGAACAAATCTGTTTAATCTATGTTTTACATTGGGGTTTTTGGTGCTGAGCTTTGCT
The nucleotide sequence above comes from Etheostoma spectabile isolate EspeVRDwgs_2016 chromosome 15, UIUC_Espe_1.0, whole genome shotgun sequence. Encoded proteins:
- the atp5pd gene encoding ATP synthase peripheral stalk subunit d, mitochondrial, whose product is MAGRRVALKTIDWVAFAERVPPNQRTMFNNLKTRSDAVAAKLTSLPEKPTAIDWSYYRSAVNKAGMVEEFEKKFSGLKVPEPVDTQTALINAQEAEANTTAAAYIEASKGRIAQYEKELDKFRNMIPFDQMTIEDLNDTFPETKLDKEKHPYWPHKPIAEL